One genomic segment of Manis javanica isolate MJ-LG chromosome 7, MJ_LKY, whole genome shotgun sequence includes these proteins:
- the RAB11FIP2 gene encoding rab11 family-interacting protein 2 isoform X4 has protein sequence MMLSEPAPKWFPTHVQVTVLQAKDLKPKGKSGTNDTYTIIQLGKEKYSTSVAEKTLEPVWKEEASFELPGLLMQGNPEKYVLFLIVMHRSLVGLDKFLGQVAINLNDIFEDKQRRKTEWFRLESKQGKRAKNRGEIKVNIQFMRNNMTASMFDLSMKDKTRSPFAKLKDKMKGRKNDGTFSDTSSAIIPSSHTPDANTEFPSGEVPMKSKPKKPFLLGPQRLSSAHSMSDLTGAHMSSEKLKSGIVGQSHLLGRQIDSFGAVPESGSLKSPHRRTLSFDTSKMNQPDSSVDEGESSFGRRNDPFTNVTASLPQKFATLPRKKNPFEESSESWDSSMNLFTKSVEVRKENKREKREKVSLFERVTGKKDSRRSDKLNNGGSDSPCDLKSPNAFSENQQDYFDYESTNPFTAKFRAANIMPSSSWSHGAVLCVCHSLPGQIKKGSHE, from the exons ATGATGCTGTCCGAGCCAGCCCCAAAGTGGTTTCCCACCCACGTGCAGGTCACAGTGCTCCAAGCCAAAGATCTAAAGCCAAAAGGCAAAAGTGGCACCAATGACACATACACTATAATTCAGCTGGGCAAGGAAAAGTACTCCACCTCTGTAGCTGAGAAAACCCTTGAGCCAGTCTGGAAGGAAGAGGCTTCTTTTGAACTACCTGGATTGTTAATGCAGGGGAATCCAGAGAAATACGTTCTTTTCCTCATAGTTATGCACAGGTCCCTGGTGGGTCTGGATAAGTTTTTAGGGCAGGTGGCAATCAATCTCAATGACATCTTTGAGGacaaacaaagaaggaaaacaga gTGGTTTAGATTAGAATCCAAACAAGGAAAAAGAGCCAAAAACAGGGGTGAGATAAAGGTCAATATTCAATTCATGAGGAACAATATGACAGCGAGTATGTTTGACTTATCAATGAAGGACAAAACAAGATCTCCTTTTGCAAAATTAAAAGATAAGATGAAAGGTAGAAAAAATGATGGGACATTTTCTGACACGTCTTCTGCAATCATTCCAAGTTCTCACACACCTGATGCCAATACTGAATTTCCAAGTGGTGAGGTACCGATGAAATCCAAACCAAAAAAGCCTTTCCTTTTGGGTCCTCAGCGACTCTCTTCAGCACATTCAATGTCTGATTTAACTGGGGCCCACATGTCTTCTGAGAAACTGAAGTCTGGCATCGTTGGTCAATCACATCTTCTCGGACGCCAGATAGATTCCTTTGGAGCAGTTCCTGAAAGTG GAAGTCTCAAATCTCCACACAGAAGAACATTAAGCTTTGATACTTCTAAAATGAACCAACCTGACAGTAGTGTGGATGAAGGTGAATCGTCTTTTGGAAGACGAAATGACCCATTTACAAATGTAACTGCTTCATTACCCCAAAAATTTGCAACACTgccaaggaagaaaaatccatttGAAGAAAGCAGTGAATCATGGGACAGCAGCatgaatttatttacaaaatcagttgaagtaagaaaagaaaataagagagagaaaagggagaaagttaGCCTGTTTGAAAGAGTGACTGGAAAAAAAGATAGCAGAAGATCTGATAAACTTAACAATGGGGGATCTGATAGCCCTTGTGACTTGAAATCACCCAATGCATTTAGTGAAAACCAGCAGGACTATTTTGATTATGAGTCAACTAATCCGTTTACAGCAAAATTCAGGGCTGCAAATATAATGCCATCTTCAAG TTGGAGTCATGGAGCTGTCCTCTGTGTCTGTCATTCCCTGCCTG